From Streptomyces sp. HUAS MG91, the proteins below share one genomic window:
- a CDS encoding 2Fe-2S iron-sulfur cluster-binding protein: MTKIVYTAHDGGSTTIEAQPGDSVMQSATRNGVPGITGECGGVLSCATCHVFVDDGDLEKLPPMSDLEDEMLDGAAVDREHNSRLSCQIKASEELDTVRVSTPEYQE; encoded by the coding sequence ATGACGAAGATCGTCTACACCGCCCACGACGGCGGCTCCACCACTATCGAGGCACAGCCCGGGGACTCGGTCATGCAGTCGGCCACCCGCAACGGCGTGCCCGGCATCACCGGCGAATGCGGCGGCGTCCTCTCGTGCGCGACCTGCCACGTGTTCGTCGACGACGGTGACCTGGAGAAGCTGCCCCCGATGTCGGATCTCGAGGACGAGATGCTGGACGGCGCCGCCGTCGACCGCGAGCACAACTCGCGTCTGTCCTGCCAGATCAAGGCATCGGAGGAACTCGACACCGTGCGGGTGAGCACGCCCGAGTACCAGGAGTGA
- a CDS encoding NAD-dependent epimerase/dehydratase family protein: MRIIIFGATGMVGQGVLEACLRDEAVTDVLVVGRTPTGRDHPKLRELHHEDFTDFTAVQDQLGGYDACFYCLGTSAAGMKEPAYRVVSYDFPLAAARALLAASPDLAFCYVSGAGTDGTGKTRMMWARVKGETENALLELDQRSFMFRPAFIMPLPGTKAKTKSYVLLYRVVTPLYPLLRRIAPRYVTTSLQLGQAMIQATRSGAPRHVLETADINELAAARPAM; the protein is encoded by the coding sequence GTGCGCATCATCATCTTCGGCGCCACCGGCATGGTGGGCCAGGGAGTCCTGGAGGCCTGCCTGCGCGACGAGGCGGTCACCGACGTCCTCGTCGTCGGCCGCACACCCACCGGACGCGACCACCCCAAGCTCCGCGAACTCCACCACGAGGACTTCACCGACTTCACCGCCGTCCAAGACCAACTCGGCGGCTACGACGCCTGCTTCTACTGCCTGGGCACCTCCGCAGCCGGCATGAAGGAGCCCGCCTACCGAGTGGTCTCCTACGACTTCCCCCTGGCCGCCGCCCGCGCCCTGCTGGCCGCCAGCCCCGACCTGGCGTTCTGCTACGTCTCAGGTGCGGGCACCGACGGCACGGGCAAGACCCGGATGATGTGGGCGCGGGTGAAGGGCGAGACGGAGAACGCCCTGCTGGAACTGGACCAGAGGTCCTTCATGTTCCGCCCCGCGTTCATCATGCCGCTGCCCGGCACCAAGGCGAAGACCAAGTCCTACGTCCTGCTCTATCGCGTGGTCACTCCGCTCTATCCCCTGCTCCGGCGCATCGCACCGCGGTACGTCACCACCAGCCTCCAGTTGGGACAGGCCATGATCCAGGCCACGCGTAGCGGCGCACCCCGCCACGTCCTGGAAACGGCCGACATCAACGAACTCGCAGCCGCCCGGCCGGCCATGTGA
- a CDS encoding SDR family NAD(P)-dependent oxidoreductase, which produces MSGKTAAPRWTENDVPRQEGRVAVVTGANSGLGLETARVLAEHGAHVVLAVRNLDKGRQAVERITARVPKADISLQRLDLASLESVRDAAGELRAAHPRIDLLINNAGVMYTPRQKTQDGFDMQFGVNHLGHFALTGLLLDALLPVPGSRVVTVSSFGHRIRADIHFDDLQFDRSYNRVAAYGQAKLANLMFTYELQRRLATQGTTIAAAAHPGAAATELQQNLPGPFRKTADLLLPLFTQNAAMGALPTLRAATDPAVSGGQYFGPGGMGGTRGFPKVVTSSAKSHDVVVQQRLWAVSEQLTEVKFPV; this is translated from the coding sequence ATGTCAGGCAAGACCGCTGCCCCTCGGTGGACCGAGAACGACGTCCCGCGGCAGGAAGGCCGCGTCGCGGTCGTCACCGGTGCCAACAGCGGCCTGGGCCTCGAGACCGCGAGGGTCCTCGCCGAACACGGCGCGCACGTCGTCCTTGCGGTCCGCAATCTCGACAAGGGCCGCCAGGCCGTCGAGCGCATTACCGCCCGCGTACCCAAGGCAGACATCAGTCTTCAGCGCCTGGACCTTGCGTCTCTGGAGTCGGTCCGTGACGCGGCCGGTGAACTGCGCGCCGCACATCCCAGGATCGACCTGCTCATCAACAACGCCGGTGTGATGTACACGCCCCGGCAGAAGACGCAGGACGGCTTCGACATGCAGTTCGGCGTCAACCACCTCGGTCACTTCGCGCTGACCGGTCTGCTGCTGGACGCACTGCTGCCCGTGCCGGGCTCCCGGGTGGTGACCGTCAGCAGCTTCGGCCACCGGATCCGCGCCGACATCCACTTCGACGACCTGCAGTTCGACCGCTCCTACAACCGCGTCGCCGCCTACGGCCAGGCCAAGCTCGCCAACCTGATGTTCACCTACGAGCTCCAGCGCCGCCTCGCCACGCAGGGCACCACCATCGCCGCGGCGGCCCACCCCGGCGCCGCCGCCACCGAGCTCCAACAGAACCTGCCCGGCCCCTTCCGCAAGACCGCGGATCTGCTTCTGCCGCTGTTCACTCAGAACGCCGCCATGGGCGCATTGCCCACGCTGCGGGCGGCCACCGACCCGGCCGTGTCCGGTGGCCAGTACTTCGGTCCGGGCGGAATGGGAGGAACGCGCGGCTTTCCCAAGGTGGTTACCTCCAGCGCCAAGTCCCACGATGTGGTCGTACAGCAGCGTCTGTGGGCCGTGTCCGAACAGCTCACCGAGGTCAAGTTCCCCGTCTGA
- a CDS encoding TetR family transcriptional regulator, with product MNLRERKKLAAWRAISGAALRLFEEQGYEATTIEQIAAAADVSRATFFNYFAGKEAVVFDQDPEARDRWRALLESRSPGESLWDSLTAVLVEVNEGLRERMPLMRRLKTQTPALARASQASGEQLRTDLQNWILAQVDGDEDAMTATLQLNLALAASATAYQNWRADEDFDTYLRRLTTCLEQAGAGVASFAP from the coding sequence ATGAACCTGCGGGAACGGAAGAAGCTGGCGGCATGGCGCGCCATCAGCGGCGCCGCGCTGCGCCTGTTCGAGGAGCAGGGCTATGAGGCGACCACGATCGAGCAGATCGCGGCAGCCGCCGACGTGTCACGAGCCACCTTCTTCAACTACTTCGCCGGCAAAGAAGCGGTCGTCTTCGACCAAGACCCTGAAGCACGTGATCGCTGGCGTGCGCTGCTGGAGTCCCGTAGCCCGGGCGAATCGCTGTGGGATTCGCTGACCGCCGTCCTGGTCGAGGTCAATGAGGGGCTGCGGGAGCGCATGCCGTTGATGCGCCGCCTCAAGACACAGACGCCGGCCCTCGCCCGGGCGAGCCAGGCATCAGGGGAACAGCTCCGTACGGATCTGCAGAACTGGATCCTCGCCCAGGTCGACGGCGACGAGGACGCCATGACCGCGACCCTGCAGCTCAACCTGGCGCTGGCGGCTTCCGCCACGGCGTACCAGAACTGGCGGGCGGACGAGGACTTCGACACCTACCTCCGGCGGCTGACTACGTGTTTGGAGCAGGCGGGCGCCGGAGTGGCTTCCTTCGCACCCTGA
- a CDS encoding nuclear transport factor 2 family protein: protein MTDQLDVIETHSRYCQALDGGDADSLVAVFTEDASWTCGPMGTYRNHDGIRALCKLTAEVSGGAVLHTTSNHVVDVDGDTARLRCYLTGISWDQAAGVGPHVGGAGRYDVSLIRQGDTWKIRKMDIYLFDDPQAMDDRYKA, encoded by the coding sequence ATGACGGACCAGCTCGATGTCATCGAGACTCACAGCAGGTACTGCCAGGCGCTCGACGGAGGGGACGCGGACAGCCTCGTCGCTGTGTTTACTGAGGACGCGTCCTGGACCTGCGGCCCCATGGGGACCTACCGGAACCATGACGGCATCCGTGCCTTGTGCAAGCTGACCGCCGAGGTCAGCGGCGGGGCTGTGTTGCACACGACCTCGAACCACGTCGTGGACGTGGACGGCGACACGGCCCGGCTGCGTTGTTACCTCACGGGCATCTCCTGGGACCAGGCGGCCGGCGTCGGTCCCCACGTAGGCGGCGCGGGCCGCTACGACGTCTCCCTGATCCGCCAGGGAGACACGTGGAAGATCCGGAAGATGGACATCTACCTCTTCGACGACCCCCAAGCCATGGACGACCGCTATAAGGCCTGA
- a CDS encoding SDR family NAD(P)-dependent oxidoreductase translates to MAEKTVLITGGSDGIGAAAARHAVGRGHRVVIVGHQRAKAEALGEELGIDHYVADYAELAQVHALGETLRDTYPRIHVLANNAGGIMGDRELTVDGYERTFQVNHLGGFLLTRILLPNLIASRAKVLQTSSVGAKALSDLHIDDLQNEHKYSPMKAYGDSKLANILFTAELDRRYPGQGISAAAFHPGNVASSFGDYTNSRLIRLAYKTLRWTLITPEKGADTLNWLIEEEPGSAWESGRYYYKRKPAVTSPRAYDADLAAQLWDRSVALVSLPG, encoded by the coding sequence ATGGCAGAGAAGACCGTTCTGATCACTGGAGGCAGCGACGGCATCGGCGCCGCCGCGGCCCGCCACGCCGTCGGCCGCGGCCACCGGGTCGTGATCGTGGGCCACCAACGGGCGAAGGCCGAGGCGCTGGGTGAGGAACTCGGTATCGATCACTACGTGGCGGACTACGCCGAACTGGCACAGGTCCACGCACTCGGCGAGACGCTGCGCGACACCTACCCCCGGATCCACGTACTGGCGAACAACGCCGGCGGGATCATGGGCGACCGCGAGCTCACCGTCGACGGCTATGAGCGGACCTTCCAAGTCAACCATCTCGGCGGGTTCCTGCTGACCCGCATCCTGCTGCCCAACCTGATCGCGAGCAGGGCCAAGGTGCTGCAAACCTCCAGCGTCGGCGCGAAGGCCCTCAGCGACCTGCACATCGACGACTTGCAGAACGAGCACAAGTACTCGCCGATGAAGGCTTACGGCGATTCCAAACTGGCGAACATTCTCTTCACCGCCGAACTCGACCGGCGCTACCCGGGCCAGGGCATCTCAGCGGCTGCCTTCCATCCCGGCAACGTGGCGAGCAGCTTCGGGGACTACACGAACAGCAGGCTCATCAGGCTCGCCTACAAGACGCTCAGGTGGACCCTCATCACCCCTGAGAAGGGTGCCGACACCCTCAACTGGCTCATCGAGGAGGAGCCAGGCAGTGCATGGGAAAGCGGGCGGTACTACTACAAGCGCAAGCCGGCCGTGACTTCCCCCCGTGCCTACGACGCCGACCTCGCGGCGCAGTTGTGGGACCGCAGCGTAGCCCTGGTGTCCCTACCCGGGTGA
- a CDS encoding SDR family oxidoreductase: protein MSKIWFITGASRGFGRSFAEAALERGDQVAATARKVSALDDLATKYGDAVLPLTLDVTDNAAVQAAVSAAHEKFGRLDVVVNNAGYGLFGAIEEVTEQQVRDQFETNVFGVFNVTKAVLPILRAQGSGHIVQVSSVGGVTAFPHTGVYHSSKWAVEGMSESLAAEVAGFGIKVTLVEPGGYATDWGGSSAVHAEPNPAYQPLRDLLAEQLSSTEYGDPTAAGQALLKIVDAENPPLRVLFGSHMVDTVKHVYGERLKGWSDWADLSQAAQG, encoded by the coding sequence ATGAGCAAGATCTGGTTCATCACCGGCGCGTCCCGCGGCTTCGGCCGCTCCTTCGCCGAGGCGGCACTGGAGCGCGGCGATCAGGTCGCCGCGACCGCCCGCAAGGTCAGCGCGCTGGACGACCTGGCCACCAAGTACGGCGATGCCGTCCTGCCGCTGACCCTCGATGTCACCGACAACGCCGCTGTCCAGGCCGCGGTCTCCGCCGCGCACGAGAAGTTCGGCCGGCTCGACGTGGTCGTCAACAACGCCGGCTACGGCCTGTTCGGCGCGATCGAGGAGGTCACCGAGCAGCAGGTGCGCGACCAGTTCGAGACCAATGTGTTCGGTGTCTTCAACGTCACCAAGGCCGTGCTGCCGATCCTGCGTGCGCAGGGCAGCGGCCACATCGTCCAGGTCTCCAGCGTCGGCGGCGTCACCGCCTTCCCGCACACCGGTGTCTACCACTCGTCCAAGTGGGCGGTGGAGGGCATGTCCGAGTCCCTCGCGGCGGAGGTCGCCGGGTTCGGCATCAAGGTCACCCTGGTGGAGCCGGGCGGCTACGCCACCGACTGGGGCGGGTCCTCGGCCGTGCACGCCGAGCCGAACCCCGCCTACCAGCCGCTGCGCGACCTGCTGGCCGAGCAGCTCAGCAGCACCGAGTACGGCGACCCCACCGCCGCCGGCCAGGCGCTGCTCAAGATCGTCGATGCCGAGAACCCGCCGTTGCGCGTGTTGTTCGGCAGTCACATGGTCGACACCGTGAAGCATGTCTACGGCGAGCGACTCAAGGGCTGGAGCGACTGGGCCGACCTCTCGCAGGCAGCCCAGGGCTGA